In the genome of Schistocerca gregaria isolate iqSchGreg1 chromosome 11, iqSchGreg1.2, whole genome shotgun sequence, one region contains:
- the LOC126295050 gene encoding zinc finger protein 726-like yields the protein MSECDEFLSADNNEDYDYSEDQENIVVVENDKAVSAMEEQTSSKETSEPLKKSFNDTSNIHSVTLASGTSDRSGDCETLDTSGNVNVHTILLPAKRLHKCDECGRCFTRSDHLKTHSLIHTGVRPHRCDICGKSFSQSGNLKKHLLIHSGKKPHKCETCGKSFTVLGSLKIHSFIHTGKKPHLCEICGKAFTGSSNLKTHTLTHTGERPHKCSVCGKNFTSLVTLKRHVLIHTGKRPHKCDVCGKCFNDLSSLKKHKLIHTGRRPHICVICGKSFAQSSNLKKHTLIHSGQRPHKCDICGKSFSESGTLKNHKFVHTGSRPHKCDVCGKSFSLLGNLKTHALLHTGKRQYKCDTCGKCFTILSNLRTHTRIHTGERPYKCYVCGKSFTESGTLKKHELIHIGKRSHNCDVCGKSFIHLRNLKSHAIIHTGERPHKCSVCGKLFTQSGNRNKHVLTHTRKRPHKYASRGK from the coding sequence ATGAGTGAGTGTGATGAGTTTTTATCTGCAGACAATAATGAGGATTATGACTACAGTGAGGACCAAGAAAATATTGTGGTCGTGGAAAATGATAAAGCAGTGTCTGCCATGGAGGAGCAGACTTCATCCAAGGAAACTTCAGAACCTTTGAAGAAATCCTTTAATGACACATCTAACATCCATTCAGTGACACTTGCATCAGGGACTTCAGACAGGAGTGGTGATTGTGAAACCTTAGATACAAGTGGTAATGTCAATGTCCACACTATTTTACTCCCTGCGAAGAGACTGCACAAATGTGATGAGTGCGGCAGATGTTTTACTCGGTCGGATCATCTCAAGACCCACTCCTTAATACATACTGGTGTCAGACCACACAGATGCGATATTTGTGGAAAGTCATTTAGTCAATCTGGCAATCTAAAGAAACATTTATTAATACACtctggaaagaaacctcacaaatgtgaaaCTTGTGGCAAATCTTTTACTGTACTTGGTTCTCTGAAGATACATTCATTCATACATACAGGAAAGAAACCCCATTTATGCGAGATCTGCGGCAAAGCTTTTACTGGGTCGAGTAATCTTAAAACCCACACATTAACACATACTGGGGAGAGACCACACAAATGTAGCGTTTGTGGCAAAAATTTTACTTCGTTGGTTACTCTCAAGAGACATGTTTTGATACACACTGGAAAGCGACCTCACAAATGCGATGTTTGTGGCAAATGTTTTAATGATTTGAGTTCTCTGAAAAAACACAAGTTAATACACACTGGAAGGAGACCTCACATATGCGTTATTTGTGGCAAATCTTTTGCTCAGTCCAGTAATCTTAAAAAACATACCTTAATTCATTCAGGACAGAGACCTCACAAATGTGATATTTGTGGAAAATCTTTTAGCGAATCCGGGACACTAAAAAATCACAAGTTTGTACACACTGGAAGTAGACCTCACAAATGTGATGTCTGTGGCAAATCGTTTTCTTTGTTGGGTAATCTTAAGACCCATGCATTACTCCACACAGGAAAGAGACAGTACAAATGTGATACATGTGGCAAATGTTTCACTATCTTGAGTAACCTCAGGACCCACACCCGAATACACACTGGGGAGAGACCCTACAAATGTTATGTTTGCGGCAAATCATTTACTGAGTCTGGTACGCTCAAGAAACATGAACTAATACACATCGGAAAAAGATCTCACAATTGTGATGTCTGTGGAAAGTCTTTTATTCACTTGCGTAATCTGAAGTCCCATGCAATAATCCACACTGGTGAGCGACCACACAAATGTAGTGTTTGCGGAAAGTTATTTACTCAGTCAGGTAACCGCAATAAACATGTGTTAACACACACTAGAAAGCGACCTCACAAATATGCTTCTCGGGGCAAATAA